Proteins from one Malaya genurostris strain Urasoe2022 chromosome 2, Malgen_1.1, whole genome shotgun sequence genomic window:
- the LOC131428126 gene encoding uncharacterized protein LOC131428126 yields MNKLEKYQIGLILLLILTVPEVPGSPLILTIQKEWKHSGFCSSNTNICWGTLLQGIPRVLTAASCVYPFNASTEIVTGMFREGNKRIFGTVHVHPDYRPDEKGNSVANLAVLFLNDFFPTDLTSTQVALMDMRNPLPHAGLLYDNADYRTVSIFHNDTCDSSETAAHGQDKIYTDLNCNTRPGGPLFHMVQDQVLIVGVVSSVPQRCSQSPCRLPVTYISPYSSWIEDRAAIELPDVPAMVLFNFLKLLAVIASLGGISFVFCCVMFLITG; encoded by the exons ATGAATAAATTGGAGAAATATCAAATCGGTCTAATTCTACTGCTCATATTGACAGTCCCCGAAGTACCGGGCTCTCCGTTGATTTTGACGATTCAGAAAGAATGGAAACACTCGGGATTTTGTTCGTCGAATACCAACATTTGCTGGGGGACTCTGCTGCAAGGGATCCCACGAGTTCTGACAGCTGCATCCTGTGTTTATCCGTTTAACGCAAGCACCGAGATAGTCACTGGGATGTTTCGGGAGGGGAACAAACGTATCTTCGGAACCGTTCACGTTCACCCAGATTACCGTCCAGATGAAAAGGGAAACTCTGTTGCTAATCTAGCAGTG CTGTTCTTAAATGACTTCTTTCCCACTGATTTGACTAGTACACAAGTCGCGTTGATGGACATGAGGAATCCACTTCCTCACGCTGGTTTGTTGTATGACAACGCCGATTATCGGACAGTTTCGATTTTTCACAACGACACATGTGACTCGTCGGAAACCGCCGCCCATGGGCAGGATAAAATCTACACCGATCTGAACTGTAACACTCGACCGGGCGGTCCTCTGTTTCATATGGTCCAGGATCAAGTTCTGATTGTTGGAGTAGTATCTTCAGTTCCACAGCGTTGCAGTCAATCTCCCTGTCGGCTTCCAGTCACTTATATTTCCCCATACTCCAGCTGGATCGAAGACAGAGCGGCCATCGAATTACCCGACGTTCCAGCGATGGTTTTGTTCAACTTTCTCAAACTCCTAGCGGTGATCGCTTCGCTCGGAGGAATATCCTTTGTTTTTTGTTGTGTTATGTTCTTGATCACCGGCTAA